The proteins below are encoded in one region of Metallibacterium scheffleri:
- the rpsD gene encoding 30S ribosomal protein S4, translated as MARYRGPTCKLARREGADLSLKSPARALDSKCNLETKPGQHGVAVKRARLSDFAVQMREKQKVKRIYGVLERQFGNYYTKASNQKGNTGENLLRLLETRLDNIVYRMGFAVTRAQARQLVAHKAITVNGKKVNVPSYCVRPGDTVALTEGASNQLRVKEAATLADSMDLRPAWVDVDGKKLAGVLKALPDRADLPSDINESLIVELYSK; from the coding sequence ATGGCTCGCTACCGCGGTCCCACCTGCAAACTGGCGCGTCGTGAAGGCGCCGATCTAAGCCTGAAGAGTCCGGCGCGTGCGCTTGACTCGAAGTGCAACCTTGAAACCAAGCCCGGCCAGCACGGCGTGGCGGTCAAGCGCGCGCGCCTGAGTGACTTCGCCGTGCAAATGCGCGAAAAACAGAAAGTCAAACGCATCTATGGCGTGCTCGAGCGCCAGTTCGGCAACTACTACACCAAGGCGTCCAACCAGAAAGGCAACACGGGCGAAAACCTGTTGCGTCTGCTGGAAACGCGCTTGGACAACATCGTCTATCGCATGGGCTTCGCGGTTACACGCGCCCAGGCGCGGCAGCTGGTTGCGCACAAGGCCATCACGGTCAACGGCAAGAAGGTCAACGTGCCATCTTATTGCGTGCGACCCGGTGACACGGTGGCTCTGACCGAGGGCGCGAGCAATCAGTTGCGAGTCAAGGAAGCCGCGACGCTGGCCGATAGCATGGATTTGCGTCCAGCCTGGGTCGATGTCGATGGCAAGAAGCTGGCTGGTGTGCTCAAGGCCCTGCCTGATCGTGCCGATCTGCCCTCGGATATCAACGAGAGTCTGATCGTCGAGCTCTATTCGAAGTAA
- the rpsK gene encoding 30S ribosomal protein S11 — protein MANAPAAGKTKKKVKRVVTDAVAHVQASFNNTIVTITDRQGNALSWATAGGSGFRGSRKSTPFAAQVAAEKAGRAALDYGVKSVEVRIKGPGPGRESAVRSLNALGYKVINIIDVTPIPHNGCRPPKKRRV, from the coding sequence ATGGCCAATGCTCCTGCTGCAGGCAAGACCAAGAAGAAAGTCAAGCGCGTGGTGACCGATGCGGTCGCGCACGTGCAGGCATCTTTCAACAACACCATCGTCACCATCACCGATCGCCAGGGCAATGCCTTGTCGTGGGCAACGGCGGGGGGTTCCGGTTTCCGTGGATCGCGCAAATCGACGCCGTTCGCGGCGCAGGTGGCGGCAGAAAAAGCCGGACGTGCCGCACTCGACTACGGTGTCAAGTCGGTTGAAGTGCGCATCAAGGGTCCGGGCCCTGGCCGCGAGTCGGCGGTGCGTTCACTCAATGCGCTCGGCTACAAGGTGATCAACATCATCGATGTGACGCCGATTCCCCACAACGGCTGCCGTCCGCCCAAGAAGCGTCGGGTCTGA
- the rpsM gene encoding 30S ribosomal protein S13: MARIAGVNLPVQKHVWVGLQGIFGIGRSRSRKVCEDAGVNPSTQIRSLTEAEVEALRREVGKYVVEGDLRREVGMSIKRLIDIGSYRGLRHRRGLPVRGQRTRTNARTRKGPRRQIKK; this comes from the coding sequence ATGGCGCGCATTGCAGGTGTCAATCTGCCGGTCCAGAAACATGTCTGGGTCGGGCTGCAAGGAATTTTTGGAATTGGCCGCAGTCGCTCGCGCAAGGTGTGCGAGGACGCGGGCGTGAACCCTTCCACGCAGATTCGCTCGCTGACCGAGGCCGAGGTTGAGGCCTTGCGCCGCGAGGTGGGCAAGTACGTGGTCGAAGGCGATCTACGGCGCGAGGTCGGCATGTCGATCAAGCGTCTGATCGATATCGGCAGTTATCGCGGCCTGCGCCATCGGCGCGGTCTCCCGGTGCGCGGCCAGCGCACGCGCACCAACGCGCGTACCCGCAAGGGTCCGCGCCGCCAGATCAAGAAGTGA
- the secY gene encoding preprotein translocase subunit SecY, with the protein MAKQGTGLAGFGKFTELKQRLLFTLGAMVVFRLGSFIPIPGVNPEAMTRMIEQGGGLLNMFNMFSGGALARFSVFALGVVPYISASIVVQMLGSILPSWQQLRKEGASGQRIMTKYTRWGTVGLAAFQAFGISFALQKQGISGGVDVVYSPGFGFIFASVVGLTAGTMFLMWVGEQITERGIGNGISLIIFAGIVSGLPGAIVHTLSMAQSGELSVLKVLLVIAIIVAVTAFVVFMESAQRRIPVNYARRQGGGGRAYQNQTSHLPLKINMSGVIPPIFASSLIMFPATAATWFSSAQHFSWLQALTTALTPGEPIYEIVFGVLIILFAFFYTAIVFNAPETADNLKRSGALIPGIRPGKATSDYIDAVLTRLTGVGAIYLVLVCLVPTFLQTAWNVPFYFGGTSLLIVVVVVMDFSAQVRAHLVSHQYESLLKKANLRRS; encoded by the coding sequence GTGGCTAAACAGGGCACCGGACTGGCCGGCTTCGGCAAGTTCACCGAACTCAAGCAGCGCCTGCTGTTCACGCTGGGCGCGATGGTCGTGTTTCGTCTTGGCTCCTTCATCCCGATTCCCGGGGTGAATCCGGAGGCGATGACGCGCATGATCGAGCAAGGTGGCGGCCTGTTGAACATGTTCAACATGTTCTCGGGCGGCGCGTTGGCGCGCTTCTCAGTGTTCGCGCTGGGTGTGGTGCCCTACATTTCGGCCAGCATCGTGGTGCAGATGCTGGGTTCGATCCTGCCGTCCTGGCAGCAACTGCGCAAGGAAGGCGCCAGTGGTCAGCGCATCATGACCAAGTACACGCGCTGGGGCACGGTGGGTCTGGCGGCATTCCAGGCATTCGGCATCTCCTTTGCACTGCAGAAGCAGGGTATTTCGGGTGGCGTCGACGTGGTTTATTCGCCTGGCTTCGGCTTCATCTTTGCTTCGGTGGTTGGCCTGACGGCAGGCACGATGTTCCTGATGTGGGTAGGCGAGCAGATCACCGAACGCGGCATAGGCAATGGCATTTCGCTGATCATCTTTGCCGGCATCGTCTCCGGCTTGCCCGGCGCGATCGTGCATACGTTGAGCATGGCCCAGAGTGGTGAACTTTCGGTACTCAAGGTATTGCTGGTGATCGCCATCATCGTGGCGGTGACCGCATTCGTGGTGTTCATGGAAAGTGCGCAGCGGCGCATTCCCGTCAATTACGCGCGACGACAGGGCGGGGGTGGGCGTGCCTACCAGAACCAGACCTCGCATTTGCCTCTGAAGATCAATATGTCCGGCGTGATTCCGCCGATCTTCGCGTCAAGCCTGATCATGTTCCCGGCGACGGCGGCGACATGGTTCAGCAGTGCGCAACATTTTTCATGGCTGCAGGCGCTGACGACCGCGCTGACCCCTGGCGAACCGATCTACGAGATCGTGTTCGGCGTACTCATCATTCTGTTCGCGTTCTTCTACACGGCGATCGTATTCAATGCTCCCGAGACCGCGGATAACCTGAAGCGTTCTGGTGCACTGATTCCGGGTATCCGTCCGGGCAAAGCGACGTCCGATTACATCGACGCCGTGTTGACCCGTCTCACTGGCGTCGGTGCGATTTACCTGGTCTTGGTGTGTCTGGTGCCGACCTTTCTGCAGACGGCTTGGAACGTGCCTTTCTACTTCGGTGGCACATCGCTGCTCATCGTGGTTGTGGTGGTGATGGATTTCAGCGCGCAGGTTCGCGCGCACTTGGTCTCTCACCAGTACGAGAGTCTCTTGAAGAAAGCCAACCTGCGGCGCAGCTGA
- the rplO gene encoding 50S ribosomal protein L15: MRLNSIKSADGSRRERVRVGRGIGSGLGKTAGRGHKGQHARTGKGKVKPGFEGGQMPLQRRLPKVGFRSKMAAAAQEVFLYQIAAMKLAVIDVAALQEAGLINLKARRVKIVKKGEITRAVKLSGVLATAGAKAAIEAAGGSVE, encoded by the coding sequence ATGCGTTTGAATTCAATCAAATCAGCCGATGGTTCGCGCCGCGAGCGCGTGCGTGTCGGGCGCGGCATCGGCTCCGGCCTGGGCAAGACCGCCGGCCGTGGTCACAAGGGTCAGCACGCGCGCACCGGCAAAGGCAAGGTCAAGCCGGGTTTCGAGGGTGGGCAGATGCCATTGCAGCGGCGACTGCCAAAGGTCGGCTTCCGTTCCAAAATGGCGGCAGCAGCTCAGGAAGTGTTCCTGTATCAGATTGCGGCGATGAAGCTGGCTGTGATTGATGTTGCGGCGCTCCAAGAGGCTGGATTGATCAATCTCAAGGCCAGACGCGTGAAGATCGTCAAGAAGGGCGAGATCACCCGTGCGGTCAAGCTTTCCGGCGTACTTGCCACGGCCGGCGCCAAGGCGGCGATCGAAGCAGCCGGCGGCAGCGTGGAGTAA
- the rpmD gene encoding 50S ribosomal protein L30: MSDKTVKVRLVKGLRGVQHRHRLSVRALGLNKINDMRELKDSPQVRGLIHTVNYLVRVEL; the protein is encoded by the coding sequence ATGAGTGACAAGACCGTCAAGGTACGCCTGGTCAAGGGTCTGCGCGGCGTGCAACACCGGCATCGCCTGAGCGTACGCGCACTGGGTCTGAACAAGATCAATGACATGCGTGAACTGAAGGATAGCCCGCAAGTGCGTGGCCTGATCCATACGGTGAACTATCTCGTGCGTGTCGAGCTGTAA
- the rpsE gene encoding 30S ribosomal protein S5, protein MSTNDRENSDGMLEKLIAVNRVAKTVKGGRQMSFTALTVVGDGDGRVGLGYGKAREVPAAIAKAMERARRNMVKVKLNNGTLHYAIKANHGAARVYMQPASEGTGVIAGGAMRAVLEVVGVKNVLAKAVGSRNPINLVRATIKGLQALSTPEYIAAKRGKTVAEVLGHE, encoded by the coding sequence ATGTCCACGAACGATCGTGAAAATTCCGATGGCATGCTGGAAAAGCTCATTGCCGTCAATCGCGTTGCGAAGACAGTCAAGGGTGGTCGGCAGATGAGCTTCACTGCGCTGACCGTGGTCGGCGATGGTGATGGCCGCGTGGGCCTCGGCTATGGCAAGGCCCGTGAGGTACCCGCCGCCATCGCCAAGGCGATGGAGCGTGCGCGTCGCAACATGGTCAAGGTCAAGCTCAACAATGGCACGCTGCATTACGCCATCAAGGCCAATCATGGTGCCGCGCGCGTCTACATGCAGCCGGCTTCGGAAGGTACGGGTGTGATCGCCGGTGGCGCCATGCGCGCCGTGCTCGAAGTGGTCGGGGTGAAGAATGTGCTTGCCAAGGCAGTCGGTTCGCGCAACCCCATCAATCTGGTGCGTGCAACCATCAAGGGTCTGCAGGCGTTGAGCACACCCGAGTACATCGCCGCCAAGCGCGGCAAGACCGTCGCGGAGGTTCTGGGCCATGAGTGA
- the rplR gene encoding 50S ribosomal protein L18 — MEKNIARLRRAKSTRAHIRKLEVVRLSVHRSNQHLYAQVFSASGDRVIAAASTLQESINADLKGTKNIAAAAAVGKAVAERCLAAGIDKVAFDRSGFRYHGRVKALADAAREAGLKF; from the coding sequence ATGGAAAAGAACATCGCCCGACTGCGCCGCGCCAAATCGACGCGTGCGCACATTCGCAAACTGGAAGTCGTGCGCCTCAGCGTGCATCGCAGCAATCAGCATCTGTATGCGCAGGTGTTCAGTGCCAGCGGTGACCGTGTGATCGCTGCGGCCTCGACGTTGCAGGAATCGATCAACGCCGATCTCAAGGGCACCAAGAATATCGCTGCTGCGGCTGCGGTTGGCAAGGCGGTGGCCGAACGTTGTCTGGCCGCAGGCATCGACAAGGTAGCCTTCGATCGCTCCGGTTTCAGGTACCACGGCCGCGTCAAGGCTTTGGCCGATGCCGCGCGCGAGGCCGGCCTCAAATTTTAA
- the rplF gene encoding 50S ribosomal protein L6, translating into MSRVAKKPVILPKGVECKFDAATITVKGPKGSVSAHSPAGVSLRIDAGQVLCEAQGETEMKFVGTARALLANMVKGVAEGFERKLELVGVGYKASMQGKTLSLTLGFSHPVNFATPEGITLETPTATEILIKGVDKQRVGQVAAKIRAYRPPEPYKGKGVRYAGEQITLKEAKKA; encoded by the coding sequence ATGTCACGTGTAGCCAAGAAGCCTGTAATCCTGCCCAAGGGTGTCGAGTGCAAGTTCGATGCCGCGACGATCACCGTGAAGGGACCGAAAGGTTCGGTCAGCGCGCACTCCCCGGCCGGAGTCAGCTTGCGCATCGACGCAGGTCAAGTGCTTTGCGAGGCGCAGGGCGAGACCGAGATGAAATTCGTGGGCACGGCGCGTGCGTTGCTGGCCAACATGGTCAAGGGCGTTGCCGAGGGCTTCGAGCGCAAGCTGGAGCTGGTCGGCGTGGGTTACAAGGCCTCGATGCAGGGCAAGACCCTGAGTCTGACATTGGGTTTCTCGCATCCTGTCAATTTCGCCACGCCCGAGGGCATCACGCTGGAAACGCCGACTGCAACCGAGATCCTGATCAAGGGTGTCGACAAGCAGCGCGTAGGCCAGGTCGCCGCGAAGATCCGCGCATATCGTCCGCCGGAGCCCTACAAGGGCAAGGGCGTGCGTTATGCCGGCGAGCAAATCACCCTGAAGGAAGCCAAGAAGGCCTGA
- the rpsH gene encoding 30S ribosomal protein S8: MSMTDPIADMFTRIRNAQAVGKVVVKMPASKAKAAIADLLKAEGYILDVQVAREGAKANLEIRLKYFEGRPAIERIERVSRSGLRVYRGKGALPKVLNGLGISIVSTSAGLMTDAQARAKGVGGEVIGVVA, translated from the coding sequence ATGAGCATGACTGATCCCATTGCCGACATGTTCACCCGCATCCGCAATGCCCAGGCAGTGGGCAAGGTGGTGGTGAAGATGCCGGCGTCCAAAGCCAAGGCGGCGATTGCCGACCTGCTCAAGGCCGAGGGCTACATTCTGGATGTGCAGGTGGCCAGAGAAGGCGCCAAGGCCAATCTGGAAATCCGCCTGAAGTACTTCGAGGGCCGCCCCGCGATCGAGCGAATCGAGCGCGTGAGCCGCTCCGGCTTGCGTGTCTATCGTGGCAAGGGCGCTCTGCCGAAGGTGCTCAACGGCCTGGGCATCTCCATCGTCTCCACCTCCGCCGGTTTGATGACCGATGCCCAAGCCCGCGCCAAGGGTGTGGGTGGCGAAGTCATCGGCGTCGTGGCCTAA
- the rpsN gene encoding 30S ribosomal protein S14: protein MAKQCMINREVKRAKLVKKYAAKRAELKKLIASPQASFEDKQAAVTRLQQLPRDSSSSRQTTRCALTGRSHGVYRKFGLGRNKLREATMRGDVPGLRKASW from the coding sequence ATGGCAAAGCAGTGCATGATCAACCGCGAGGTCAAGCGGGCCAAGCTGGTCAAGAAGTATGCGGCCAAGCGCGCTGAGCTGAAGAAGCTCATCGCCAGCCCGCAGGCTTCGTTCGAGGACAAACAGGCCGCGGTAACCAGGTTGCAACAGCTGCCGCGGGATTCCAGTTCCAGTCGGCAGACCACGCGCTGCGCTCTCACCGGGCGCTCGCATGGCGTCTATCGCAAGTTCGGCCTTGGCCGCAACAAGCTGCGCGAAGCAACCATGCGCGGCGACGTGCCCGGCCTGCGCAAGGCCAGTTGGTGA
- the rplE gene encoding 50S ribosomal protein L5 — protein sequence MVTRLEKIYKEQVVPKLIERFGYSNVMQVPRITKITLNMGVGEAAANKKVLENALADMAKIAGQKPVATKARVSVASFKIRDGWPIGCKVTLRRHNMYEFLDRLISVALPRVRDFRGVPGRSFDGRGNYNMGIKEQIIFPEIDFDQVDALRGMDISIATNARSDAEAKALFEAFNFPFRN from the coding sequence ATCGTGACTCGCCTCGAAAAAATCTACAAAGAGCAAGTCGTGCCGAAGTTGATTGAACGCTTTGGCTACAGCAATGTCATGCAGGTTCCGCGCATCACCAAGATCACGCTGAACATGGGCGTGGGTGAAGCGGCGGCCAACAAAAAAGTGCTGGAGAATGCACTGGCCGACATGGCCAAAATCGCAGGCCAGAAGCCGGTGGCGACCAAGGCGCGCGTATCCGTGGCCTCGTTCAAGATCCGCGATGGTTGGCCCATCGGCTGCAAGGTGACCTTGCGTCGTCACAACATGTACGAGTTCCTTGATCGTCTGATCAGCGTTGCGCTGCCGCGCGTGCGCGACTTCCGTGGTGTGCCGGGACGTTCGTTCGATGGCCGTGGCAACTACAATATGGGCATCAAGGAGCAGATCATCTTCCCCGAGATCGATTTCGATCAGGTTGATGCTCTGCGCGGCATGGATATTTCCATCGCCACCAACGCGCGCAGCGACGCCGAGGCCAAGGCCTTGTTCGAAGCGTTCAATTTTCCGTTCCGCAACTGA
- the rplX gene encoding 50S ribosomal protein L24 produces MMNRIRKGDQVIVIAGKDKGQRGEVTRVVGDRVFVANINMVKRHTKPNPQINQPGGIIEREAPIHLSNVMLFNSASGQGSRVGFKTLDDGRKVRVFRGTGEVVDA; encoded by the coding sequence CTGATGAACCGTATTCGCAAGGGTGATCAGGTAATCGTGATCGCCGGCAAGGACAAGGGTCAGCGTGGTGAAGTCACGCGCGTGGTCGGTGACCGCGTGTTCGTGGCCAACATCAACATGGTCAAGCGTCACACCAAGCCCAATCCGCAAATCAATCAACCCGGCGGCATCATCGAGCGTGAAGCCCCGATCCACCTTTCCAATGTCATGCTGTTCAACTCCGCCAGTGGCCAGGGCTCGCGCGTCGGTTTCAAGACGCTCGATGATGGCCGCAAGGTCCGCGTGTTCCGCGGTACCGGCGAGGTCGTGGACGCCTAA
- the rplN gene encoding 50S ribosomal protein L14 → MIQMQSRLAAADNSGARELMCIKVLGGSKRRYAGIGDVIKVTVKDAIPRGKVKKGEVYDAVVVRTAKGVRRPDGSLIRFDGNAAVLLNNKLEPIGTRIFGPVTRELRSERFMKIVSLAPEVL, encoded by the coding sequence ATGATCCAGATGCAATCCAGATTGGCCGCGGCGGACAATAGCGGTGCGCGCGAGCTCATGTGCATCAAGGTGCTGGGTGGCTCCAAGCGCCGTTATGCCGGCATCGGTGACGTCATCAAGGTGACCGTCAAGGATGCCATCCCGCGCGGCAAGGTGAAAAAGGGCGAAGTCTACGACGCCGTCGTGGTTCGTACCGCCAAGGGTGTGCGTCGTCCGGACGGGTCGCTGATCCGCTTCGACGGCAATGCCGCCGTACTCCTCAACAACAAGCTCGAGCCGATCGGTACCCGCATTTTCGGGCCGGTCACCCGCGAGCTGCGCAGCGAGCGCTTCATGAAGATCGTCTCGCTCGCGCCCGAAGTGCTCTGA
- the rpsQ gene encoding 30S ribosomal protein S17 encodes MSETTSATRSLQGRVVSNKMNHTVTVLIERQIQHAVYGKILRRSTKLHAHDESGDCREGDLVRIVECRPLSKTKHHRVVEVLQRAGE; translated from the coding sequence ATGAGCGAAACGACTTCAGCCACCCGCAGTCTGCAAGGGCGCGTGGTGAGCAACAAGATGAACCACACCGTGACGGTTCTGATCGAGCGTCAGATCCAGCACGCTGTTTACGGCAAGATCTTGCGCCGTTCGACCAAGCTGCATGCCCACGACGAGTCGGGTGATTGCCGCGAGGGCGACTTGGTGCGCATCGTCGAATGTCGTCCACTGTCCAAGACCAAGCATCACCGAGTGGTCGAAGTCCTGCAGCGCGCCGGCGAGTGA
- the rpmC gene encoding 50S ribosomal protein L29 has protein sequence MDIKDLRNQSAVDLAKHVLDLRKEQFNLRMQRSAGEFKQTHQLKRVRRDIARTKTVQGENK, from the coding sequence ATGGATATCAAGGATCTGCGTAATCAGTCGGCCGTTGATCTGGCCAAACACGTGCTCGATTTGCGCAAGGAGCAGTTCAATCTGCGCATGCAGCGCAGCGCGGGCGAGTTCAAGCAGACGCACCAGCTCAAGCGCGTGCGTCGCGATATCGCCCGAACCAAGACGGTGCAGGGCGAGAACAAGTGA
- the rplP gene encoding 50S ribosomal protein L16 — MLQPKRTKYRKMFKGRNEGLSYSANVVSFGEYGLKAITHGHLTSRQIEAARRSISRHVKRGGKLWIRVFPDKPITRKPIEVRMGAGKGSVEFWVAPVQPGRMLYEIEGVDEVTAREAFRLAAAKLSVQTTFVTRAVL, encoded by the coding sequence ATGCTACAACCCAAGCGCACCAAATACCGCAAGATGTTCAAGGGCCGCAACGAAGGCCTGAGTTACAGCGCCAACGTGGTCAGCTTCGGCGAGTATGGTCTGAAGGCCATCACGCATGGGCACCTGACCTCGCGTCAGATCGAAGCCGCGCGCCGCAGCATCTCCCGCCACGTCAAGCGTGGCGGAAAACTGTGGATTCGTGTATTCCCTGACAAGCCGATCACGCGCAAACCCATTGAAGTGCGCATGGGCGCGGGCAAGGGCAGCGTCGAATTCTGGGTGGCCCCGGTGCAGCCTGGTCGCATGCTGTATGAAATCGAGGGCGTCGATGAAGTGACCGCGCGCGAGGCGTTCCGCCTTGCGGCCGCGAAGCTGTCGGTGCAGACCACCTTTGTCACCCGGGCGGTGCTGTGA
- the rpsC gene encoding 30S ribosomal protein S3: MGHKVHPTGFRLGIAKDWNSKWFAGKREFAQYLVADIKVREMLKKRLAAAGISKILIERPAKNARVTIHTARPGVVIGKKGEDIEKLRRDVTVLMGVPTHINVAEVRKPELDAQLVAESIAQQLERRIMFRRAMKRAVGNSMRLGALGIKVNVGGRLNGAEIARSEWYREGRVPLHTLRADIDYGFAEAKTTYGIIGVKVWIYKGEVFDLAASQQQEAKEAEREPRRGGERQTAAK; encoded by the coding sequence ATGGGTCATAAAGTTCATCCCACCGGGTTCCGCCTGGGCATTGCCAAGGACTGGAACTCGAAGTGGTTCGCCGGCAAGCGGGAGTTTGCCCAATATCTTGTTGCCGATATCAAGGTACGCGAGATGCTCAAGAAGCGTCTGGCGGCGGCAGGCATTTCCAAGATCCTGATCGAACGCCCTGCCAAAAATGCACGTGTCACCATCCACACGGCTCGTCCGGGTGTGGTGATTGGCAAGAAAGGCGAGGACATCGAGAAGCTGCGTCGTGACGTGACCGTGCTGATGGGCGTCCCCACGCACATCAATGTGGCCGAGGTACGCAAGCCAGAACTGGACGCTCAGCTTGTTGCCGAGAGCATCGCGCAGCAACTCGAGCGTCGCATCATGTTCCGCCGTGCAATGAAGCGCGCGGTGGGCAACTCGATGCGCCTTGGCGCGCTCGGCATCAAGGTCAACGTCGGCGGCCGCCTCAACGGTGCGGAAATCGCGCGTTCGGAGTGGTACCGCGAAGGCCGCGTGCCGCTGCATACCTTGCGCGCGGACATCGATTATGGCTTTGCGGAAGCCAAGACCACCTACGGCATCATTGGCGTCAAGGTGTGGATCTATAAGGGCGAAGTCTTCGACCTGGCTGCTAGCCAGCAGCAAGAGGCGAAGGAAGCCGAGCGCGAGCCACGTCGTGGCGGTGAACGCCAGACGGCGGCGAAGTAA
- the rplV gene encoding 50S ribosomal protein L22, whose translation MEAKAILRGARISAQKARLVADLVRGMPVDRASGLLEHTEKKAAHIVRKLLLSAVANAENNLGADVDELKVTRIFVDEGPMMKRMHARAKGRGARILKRSSHITVVVGN comes from the coding sequence ATGGAAGCGAAGGCAATCCTGCGCGGGGCCCGGATTTCGGCGCAAAAAGCGCGTCTGGTAGCCGACCTTGTGCGCGGCATGCCCGTCGATCGGGCCAGCGGTCTGCTCGAGCACACCGAAAAGAAGGCGGCGCACATCGTGCGCAAGCTGCTGCTTTCGGCCGTTGCCAACGCCGAGAACAACCTCGGTGCCGATGTCGACGAGCTCAAGGTGACGCGCATTTTCGTGGACGAAGGTCCGATGATGAAGCGCATGCATGCGCGCGCCAAGGGTCGTGGGGCACGCATTCTCAAGCGCAGCAGCCACATCACTGTGGTCGTTGGCAACTGA
- the rpsS gene encoding 30S ribosomal protein S19: protein MPRSLKKGPFIDLHLMKKVEAAAATNSKRPIKTWSRRSMIVPDMVGMTIAVHNGKQHVPVLVNENMVGHKLGEFAATRTFKGHSGDKKAAAPAAAKKK from the coding sequence ATGCCGCGTTCGCTCAAGAAAGGTCCCTTCATCGACCTGCACCTGATGAAGAAAGTCGAGGCTGCGGCCGCGACCAACAGCAAGCGTCCGATCAAGACATGGTCGCGTCGCTCGATGATCGTGCCGGATATGGTCGGCATGACCATCGCCGTGCATAACGGCAAGCAGCACGTTCCGGTTCTGGTGAATGAAAACATGGTCGGGCACAAACTTGGCGAATTCGCGGCGACGCGCACGTTCAAGGGGCATTCCGGCGACAAGAAGGCCGCGGCACCTGCTGCAGCCAAGAAGAAGTGA
- the rplB gene encoding 50S ribosomal protein L2 — translation MTLMTFKPTSPGRRAMVRVSTPGLHKGAPHAPLVEAQSNTGGRNHYGRITTRHRGGGHKQHYRLIDFKRDKEGIACRVERLEYDPNRTAHIALVLYADGERRYIIAPRGLAVGDQLVAGRDAPIKPGNCLPLRNVPIGSTVHCIEMKPGKGAQLARSAGASVQLVARELGFATLRLRSGEMRKVPVECRAVIGEVGNTEHNLRKIGKAGAQRWKGIRPTVRGVAMNPVDHPHGGGEGRTSGGRHPVSPWGLPTKGYKTRNNKRTQNMIVRRRK, via the coding sequence ATGACATTGATGACATTCAAGCCGACCTCGCCAGGACGCCGCGCCATGGTGCGCGTGTCGACGCCAGGTCTGCACAAGGGTGCACCCCATGCTCCGCTGGTCGAGGCGCAGAGCAACACCGGGGGCCGCAATCACTACGGGCGCATCACCACGCGCCACCGTGGCGGTGGACACAAGCAGCATTATCGCTTGATTGACTTCAAGCGCGACAAGGAAGGCATTGCCTGTCGCGTCGAGCGTCTTGAGTACGATCCCAACCGGACCGCGCATATTGCGCTGGTGTTGTACGCAGATGGCGAGCGCCGCTACATCATCGCGCCGCGTGGTCTGGCGGTAGGCGATCAGCTCGTGGCCGGACGCGACGCACCAATCAAGCCTGGCAATTGTCTGCCTTTGCGCAATGTACCGATTGGTTCGACCGTGCATTGCATCGAGATGAAACCTGGCAAGGGCGCACAGTTGGCGCGCAGTGCTGGCGCCTCAGTGCAGCTGGTGGCGCGCGAGTTGGGTTTCGCTACCTTGCGCTTGCGTTCTGGCGAAATGCGCAAGGTGCCGGTCGAGTGTCGTGCAGTGATTGGCGAGGTGGGCAACACCGAGCACAACCTGCGCAAGATCGGCAAGGCTGGCGCGCAACGCTGGAAAGGCATACGCCCGACCGTGCGTGGCGTGGCCATGAATCCAGTCGATCATCCGCACGGTGGCGGCGAAGGCCGTACCTCGGGTGGTCGTCATCCCGTCAGTCCGTGGGGCTTGCCAACCAAGGGCTACAAGACGCGAAACAACAAACGCACGCAGAACATGATCGTGCGTCGTCGCAAGTAA